One genomic region from Amycolatopsis sp. FBCC-B4732 encodes:
- a CDS encoding CGNR zinc finger domain-containing protein produces MAFPHRDSVQRAVDLLRVLLPHPDPAAVRRVLLAHGETDLSEVDVPELHAAALELLPVFAAPDVAAAAAVLNGLFATYARPPRLTDHDEGYGWHLHVDASDDGPWRAWLVTSSALGLASLLAERQDVPGGLCASPSCGKPFAHTGGGSPRRFCSPRCATRERVAAHRARR; encoded by the coding sequence ATGGCGTTTCCGCACCGGGATTCCGTGCAGCGCGCGGTCGACCTGCTCCGGGTACTGCTCCCGCACCCCGATCCGGCGGCGGTGCGGCGCGTTTTGCTGGCCCACGGCGAAACCGACCTCTCCGAGGTCGACGTTCCGGAACTGCACGCGGCGGCTCTCGAGCTGCTTCCGGTCTTCGCGGCGCCGGACGTCGCTGCGGCGGCCGCGGTGCTCAACGGGTTGTTCGCGACGTACGCGCGCCCGCCGCGGTTGACCGACCACGACGAGGGCTACGGCTGGCACCTGCACGTCGACGCCTCGGACGACGGGCCGTGGCGCGCGTGGCTGGTGACGTCGTCGGCGCTGGGGCTGGCTTCACTGCTGGCGGAGCGCCAGGACGTCCCGGGAGGGTTGTGCGCTTCACCGTCGTGCGGCAAGCCGTTCGCCCACACGGGCGGCGGCAGCCCCCGGCGGTTTTGTTCGCCCCGGTGCGCGACACGCGAACGCGTCGCCGCGCACCGGGCGCGAAGGTGA
- a CDS encoding Rv2175c family DNA-binding protein — translation MSGIPVADDVLDTAIAVLPLPEVAKALGTSTNKVRQMLRDGQLIALKRGGELCVPSDFFVKDGVVKGLAGTITVLADSGFSRTEMLRWLFTADDTLPGSTPVNALRTSHGTEVKRRAQAMAF, via the coding sequence GTGAGTGGGATTCCTGTCGCCGATGACGTCCTCGACACCGCCATCGCGGTCCTCCCGTTGCCCGAGGTCGCGAAAGCGCTCGGGACTTCGACCAACAAGGTCCGGCAGATGCTGCGCGACGGGCAGCTGATCGCGCTGAAGCGCGGCGGCGAACTGTGCGTGCCCAGTGACTTCTTCGTCAAGGACGGCGTGGTCAAGGGCCTGGCCGGCACCATCACGGTGCTCGCCGACTCCGGGTTCAGCCGGACGGAGATGCTCCGGTGGCTGTTCACGGCGGACGACACCCTGCCCGGCAGCACTCCGGTCAACGCGCTGCGCACCAGCCACGGCACCGAGGTCAAGCGGCGCGCGCAGGCGATGGCGTTCTGA
- the pknB gene encoding Stk1 family PASTA domain-containing Ser/Thr kinase, with protein MTRTHPSLAGTLLERRYRVDRLLAHGGMSSVYRGTDTRLDRPVAIKIMDPRFADDRSFVDRFVREAQSAAQLHHPHVVAVHDQGFDLPQGAESGLAFLVMELVDGGTLRDLLDERGPLDIALALSVAEPVLSALASAHRAGLVHRDVKPENVLIGRSGPHTGGAVKVADFGLVRAVASAGTTSSSVILGTVAYLSPEQVETGSASARGDVYSAGILLYEMLTGQVPYTGDTAISVAYRHVNDDVPRPSLLRPDLPPELDDLITRATRRDPEQRPADAGEFLTELTAVRAQLGLLPVNVPIPVSHGQGDHADTERTLPRIPQVPDGQRTMPVHRPNATRALSHPGTPPPGITQQIPPVRPHPPRRRSEPEPEKPKDKRKLIAIVAGAALLFGGLITAFVFMLTDTGGDKTATVPKLVGLNQAAAGDALRSVKLTPQFSQEYDNSVPSNTVLRAEPGEGTPLAPNSTVSVVLSKGRPAVPDVRPGTALPDAEQAIKTARLTPVRGTDDYDAEVPQGAVIRTEPSAGSQLNIGGQVTIIVSKGPIPLPPVPDVTGRSKDEAFQLLQQAGFEPFQAGEEFKQDVAGGAVTRTDPPGGSQAKEKRIGVFVNNAVQVPDVRFRSFDDAQKILEQAGLKADRDGGRGRGNGGGFDFVFNQDPQPGSFVQKGSKVKLKGFGQ; from the coding sequence GTGACACGCACCCACCCCAGCCTGGCCGGCACGCTCCTCGAGCGGCGCTACCGGGTGGACCGGCTGCTGGCCCACGGCGGGATGTCTTCCGTCTACCGGGGGACCGACACCCGGCTGGACCGTCCGGTCGCGATCAAGATCATGGACCCGCGGTTCGCGGACGACCGGTCGTTCGTCGACCGCTTCGTGCGCGAGGCCCAGTCCGCGGCGCAGCTGCACCACCCGCACGTCGTGGCGGTGCACGACCAGGGCTTCGACCTGCCGCAGGGCGCCGAGTCCGGGCTGGCGTTCCTGGTCATGGAGCTGGTGGACGGCGGGACGCTGCGCGACCTGCTCGACGAGCGGGGTCCCCTGGACATCGCGCTGGCGCTGAGCGTGGCCGAGCCGGTGCTCTCGGCGCTGGCGTCGGCGCACCGGGCCGGGCTGGTGCACCGGGACGTCAAGCCGGAGAACGTGCTGATCGGCCGGTCCGGCCCGCACACCGGCGGCGCGGTGAAGGTCGCGGACTTCGGCCTGGTGCGGGCGGTGGCGAGCGCGGGCACGACGAGCTCGAGCGTCATCCTCGGCACCGTCGCCTACCTCTCCCCCGAGCAGGTCGAAACCGGCTCGGCGTCGGCACGCGGCGACGTCTACTCGGCCGGGATCCTGCTCTACGAAATGCTGACCGGCCAGGTGCCCTACACCGGCGACACGGCGATCTCGGTGGCCTACCGGCACGTGAACGACGACGTGCCGCGCCCGAGCCTGCTGCGCCCGGACCTGCCGCCGGAGCTCGACGACCTGATCACGCGCGCGACGCGCCGCGACCCCGAGCAGCGCCCGGCCGACGCCGGCGAGTTCCTCACCGAGCTGACCGCGGTGCGCGCCCAGCTGGGGCTGCTGCCGGTGAACGTGCCGATCCCGGTCTCCCACGGCCAGGGCGACCACGCCGACACCGAACGCACCCTGCCGCGCATCCCGCAGGTGCCGGACGGCCAGCGGACGATGCCGGTGCACCGCCCGAACGCGACGCGGGCGCTGAGCCACCCGGGCACCCCGCCGCCGGGGATCACCCAGCAGATCCCGCCCGTCCGCCCCCACCCGCCGCGGCGGCGGAGCGAGCCGGAACCGGAGAAGCCGAAGGACAAGCGCAAGCTCATCGCCATCGTCGCCGGCGCGGCGCTGCTGTTCGGCGGGCTGATCACCGCGTTCGTCTTCATGCTCACCGACACCGGCGGCGACAAGACCGCGACGGTGCCGAAGCTCGTGGGGCTGAACCAGGCCGCGGCCGGCGACGCGCTGCGGTCGGTGAAGCTGACCCCGCAGTTCAGCCAGGAGTACGACAACAGCGTCCCGTCGAACACCGTGCTGCGCGCCGAGCCCGGCGAAGGCACGCCGCTGGCGCCGAACTCGACGGTGTCGGTCGTGCTGTCCAAGGGCCGCCCGGCGGTCCCGGACGTCCGGCCCGGCACCGCGCTGCCCGACGCCGAGCAGGCGATCAAGACGGCCCGGCTGACCCCGGTCCGCGGCACCGACGACTACGACGCCGAGGTCCCGCAGGGCGCGGTCATCCGCACCGAGCCCTCCGCCGGCAGCCAGCTGAACATCGGCGGCCAGGTCACGATCATCGTGTCGAAGGGCCCGATCCCGCTGCCGCCGGTCCCGGACGTCACCGGCCGGAGCAAGGACGAAGCCTTCCAGCTGCTGCAGCAGGCCGGCTTCGAGCCGTTCCAGGCGGGCGAGGAGTTCAAGCAGGACGTCGCGGGCGGCGCCGTCACCCGGACCGACCCGCCGGGCGGCTCGCAGGCGAAGGAAAAGCGGATCGGCGTCTTCGTGAACAACGCCGTCCAGGTGCCGGACGTCCGGTTCCGCTCGTTCGACGACGCGCAGAAGATCCTCGAGCAGGCCGGGCTGAAGGCCGACCGCGACGGCGGCCGCGGCCGCGGGAACGGCGGCGGGTTCGACTTCGTCTTCAACCAGGACCCGCAGCCGGGGTCGTTCGTGCAGAAGGGCTCCAAGGTCAAGCTCAAGGGCTTCGGCCAGTGA
- a CDS encoding flotillin family protein, with amino-acid sequence MSLVEIVLLSIGGLIVALVVIFGILRLLYKVAEPNEALIISGLGVRVDRADTADSLGFKIITGRGVNVLPGFQTARRLSLDTRGVNLQVSCVTKQGLPVTVRAVVIYKVGDDFASIANAARRFLDQQKGMNDTIHELFSGHLRSIVGGLTIEEMIHNRDALTGEVRQSSATEMIKLGLIVDSLQIQEIDDESGYITNLGKPHAAAIAASARIAEARSDQEAAEVEQVSAAKKAAAVRESQIQQAGYQAEVDQARAKASQSGPLAEATARQEVVVQETRAAELEAALAEQRLQSQVRKPADAKAYDTRTTADAARDASIAKAQAEAKETELRAAADATRVKTAAEAEAQATKARAEAAAGATRATGEAEAAAAKARGLADAEAAKAKGLAEAESARAKGLAEADAIKARAAALAENQEAVVAQQLAERWPEIVEAGASAFGNIDHMVVLNGADGMSDMFAKALSLGGTGLGLARQLMDAMGKPAENELDEGARKNGELKLSD; translated from the coding sequence ATGAGTCTCGTGGAAATCGTGCTGCTTTCCATCGGCGGTCTCATCGTCGCGCTGGTGGTGATCTTCGGCATCCTGCGGCTGCTCTACAAGGTCGCCGAGCCGAACGAAGCCCTGATCATCTCCGGGCTCGGCGTCCGCGTCGACCGCGCGGACACCGCGGACAGCCTGGGCTTCAAGATCATCACCGGGCGCGGGGTGAACGTCCTGCCCGGCTTCCAGACCGCGCGGCGGCTGTCGCTGGACACCCGGGGCGTCAACCTGCAGGTCTCCTGCGTGACCAAGCAGGGCCTGCCGGTGACCGTGCGGGCCGTCGTCATCTACAAGGTCGGGGACGACTTCGCCTCCATCGCCAACGCCGCCCGCCGGTTCCTGGACCAGCAGAAGGGCATGAACGACACGATCCACGAGCTGTTCTCCGGGCACCTGCGCTCGATCGTGGGCGGGCTGACCATCGAGGAGATGATCCACAACCGCGACGCGCTCACCGGCGAGGTGCGCCAGTCCTCGGCCACGGAGATGATCAAGCTCGGGCTGATCGTGGATTCGCTGCAGATCCAGGAGATCGACGACGAATCGGGCTACATCACCAACCTCGGCAAGCCGCACGCCGCCGCGATCGCCGCTTCGGCCCGCATCGCCGAGGCGCGCAGCGACCAGGAGGCCGCCGAGGTCGAGCAGGTCTCCGCGGCGAAGAAGGCGGCCGCGGTCCGCGAAAGCCAGATCCAGCAGGCCGGTTACCAGGCCGAGGTGGACCAGGCCCGGGCGAAGGCGTCGCAGTCGGGCCCGCTGGCCGAGGCGACCGCGCGCCAGGAGGTCGTCGTCCAGGAGACCCGCGCGGCCGAGCTGGAAGCGGCGCTGGCCGAGCAGCGGCTGCAGTCGCAGGTCCGCAAGCCGGCCGACGCGAAGGCGTACGACACGCGGACGACGGCCGACGCCGCCCGTGACGCTTCGATCGCGAAGGCCCAGGCCGAGGCGAAGGAGACCGAGCTGCGGGCCGCGGCGGACGCGACCCGCGTGAAGACGGCGGCCGAAGCCGAGGCGCAGGCCACGAAGGCCCGGGCGGAGGCGGCGGCCGGGGCGACCCGGGCGACCGGTGAAGCGGAGGCGGCCGCGGCCAAGGCCCGCGGTCTGGCCGACGCCGAAGCCGCGAAGGCGAAGGGTCTCGCCGAAGCGGAGTCGGCCCGGGCGAAGGGTCTCGCCGAGGCGGACGCCATCAAGGCGCGCGCGGCGGCGCTGGCGGAGAACCAGGAAGCCGTCGTCGCGCAGCAGCTGGCCGAGCGCTGGCCGGAGATCGTCGAGGCGGGCGCGAGCGCGTTCGGCAACATCGACCACATGGTCGTGCTCAACGGCGCCGACGGCATGTCCGACATGTTCGCCAAGGCGCTTTCGCTCGGCGGAACCGGTCTCGGCCTGGCCCGGCAGCTCATGGACGCCATGGGCAAGCCGGCCGAGAACGAGCTCGACGAAGGCGCGCGCAAGAACGGCGAGCTCAAGCTGAGCGACTGA
- a CDS encoding wax ester/triacylglycerol synthase family O-acyltransferase, with the protein MAGSPLSALDVAFLCLESETSPMHMGAVLTFTPRRPVDAGALTALHADRAARLPKLRQRARAELFPPGAASWTEDAGFLATDHIHHVVLSSLYDPDPLAAFASRWIAEPLDTTRPLWDLTVVTGLPDGKFALLLKLHHALTDGAGAYAVAAGLLDGVELPERSTAPSRATPAPRSTLDTVKDALGTAWGQANETAGIASSLVRAARPPLSPVSAPTSAERRLGFVRLPLAELRRVRRAHGGTTNDVVLAVLSGALREWLVNRGQRADGRTLRALIPVSVRGRAGGGLGGNKLSGYLCDLPVGEDDPVERLRAVRRAMTRNKAAGPSRGAGALPLLADRVPPLLHRLGTRTAGLAAPMLFDLVVTTVPVPPARLSIDGARVAEIYPFVPLAPRHAVGIAVATYRDSVHVGLQVNGAAVPDVGSLRDAVLKSADRLVDAS; encoded by the coding sequence ATGGCAGGCTCGCCGCTCAGCGCTCTCGACGTCGCTTTCCTTTGCCTGGAAAGCGAAACCTCCCCGATGCACATGGGGGCGGTGCTCACGTTCACCCCCCGCCGCCCGGTGGACGCCGGGGCTCTGACGGCGCTCCACGCCGACCGGGCCGCACGGCTGCCGAAGCTGCGCCAGCGGGCGCGCGCGGAGCTGTTCCCGCCCGGCGCCGCCAGCTGGACCGAGGACGCGGGATTCCTTGCCACCGACCACATCCACCACGTCGTGCTCAGCTCGCTCTACGATCCGGACCCCTTGGCGGCGTTCGCGTCGCGGTGGATCGCCGAGCCGCTGGACACCACCCGCCCGCTGTGGGATCTCACCGTCGTGACCGGGCTGCCGGACGGGAAGTTCGCGCTGCTGCTCAAGCTGCACCACGCGCTCACCGACGGCGCCGGGGCGTACGCGGTCGCGGCCGGCCTGCTCGACGGCGTCGAGCTGCCGGAGCGGAGCACCGCGCCGTCCCGGGCGACCCCGGCGCCGCGCTCCACTTTGGACACGGTGAAGGACGCGCTGGGCACGGCGTGGGGGCAGGCGAACGAGACCGCCGGGATCGCCTCGTCCCTCGTGCGGGCCGCGCGGCCGCCGCTCTCGCCGGTGTCGGCGCCGACGTCGGCCGAACGACGCCTCGGGTTCGTGCGGCTGCCGCTGGCGGAGCTGCGCCGGGTGCGCCGGGCCCACGGCGGCACCACGAACGACGTCGTGCTGGCGGTGCTCTCCGGCGCGCTGCGCGAATGGCTGGTCAACCGCGGCCAGCGCGCCGACGGCCGCACGCTGCGCGCGCTGATCCCGGTGAGCGTGCGCGGCCGGGCGGGCGGCGGGCTCGGCGGCAACAAGCTGTCCGGCTACCTGTGCGACCTGCCGGTCGGCGAGGACGACCCGGTCGAGCGGCTGCGCGCGGTCCGCCGCGCGATGACCCGCAACAAGGCGGCGGGCCCCAGCCGGGGCGCCGGCGCGCTGCCGCTGCTGGCCGACCGCGTCCCGCCGCTGCTGCACCGCCTGGGCACGCGCACCGCGGGCTTGGCCGCGCCGATGCTGTTCGACCTGGTCGTCACCACGGTCCCGGTGCCACCGGCCCGCCTGTCGATCGACGGCGCCCGGGTGGCCGAGATCTACCCGTTCGTGCCGCTGGCCCCGCGTCACGCGGTCGGCATCGCGGTGGCCACCTACCGCGACTCGGTCCACGTCGGGCTGCAGGTCAACGGCGCGGCGGTGCCGGACGTCGGCTCGCTGCGCGACGCGGTGCTGAAGTCCGCGGACCGGCTCGTGGACGCGTCCTAA
- a CDS encoding helix-turn-helix transcriptional regulator has translation MDKQELGAFLRSRRERLRPSDVGLPSGPRRRTPGLRREEVAVLAHISTEYYVRLEQGRAPRPSGEVLAGIAEALRLTGAEAEHLHVLAGTAPIRSGHHRRAVRPSILALLQRLPQTAAFVVSATFEVLAWNDLAAALMADFAAVPPEERNLARKAFLAPAGSLYRVSDTAEFRLNVVMELRATLARYPADPAVRGLVDELRAGSADFARLWERHDVHAAPVLTKTFRHPAVGEVTVDCDSLTLPGDDQHLVLYTAPPGSRSAEALAFLEVVGAAGVTP, from the coding sequence GTGGACAAGCAGGAGCTCGGAGCCTTCCTCCGCAGCCGTCGTGAGCGGCTGCGGCCGTCGGACGTCGGCCTGCCCTCGGGGCCGCGCCGGAGAACGCCGGGACTGCGCCGCGAGGAGGTCGCCGTGCTCGCGCACATCTCCACCGAGTACTACGTCCGCCTCGAGCAGGGCCGGGCACCGCGCCCGTCGGGCGAGGTCCTGGCCGGCATCGCCGAGGCGCTGCGGCTGACCGGTGCCGAGGCCGAGCACCTGCACGTCCTGGCGGGGACCGCGCCGATCCGGAGCGGGCACCACCGCCGTGCCGTGCGCCCCAGCATCCTGGCGCTGCTGCAGCGGCTGCCGCAGACGGCCGCCTTCGTCGTCTCCGCCACGTTCGAGGTGCTGGCGTGGAACGACCTCGCGGCGGCCCTGATGGCGGACTTCGCCGCGGTCCCGCCCGAGGAGCGCAACCTCGCCCGCAAGGCGTTCCTCGCGCCGGCCGGGTCCCTGTACCGGGTCTCCGACACCGCCGAGTTCCGGCTCAACGTCGTCATGGAACTGCGCGCGACCCTGGCCCGCTACCCGGCCGACCCGGCGGTGCGCGGGCTGGTCGACGAGCTGCGCGCGGGCAGCGCCGACTTCGCCCGGCTGTGGGAGCGCCACGACGTTCACGCGGCGCCGGTGCTCACCAAGACCTTCCGGCACCCGGCCGTGGGCGAGGTGACCGTCGACTGCGACTCCCTCACCCTGCCGGGCGACGACCAGCACCTCGTGCTCTACACCGCACCGCCCGGCTCCCGAAGCGCCGAGGCACTGGCGTTCCTGGAAGTGGTCGGCGCGGCGGGCGTGACACCTTAG
- a CDS encoding class II 3-deoxy-7-phosphoheptulonate synthase, translating into MNWTVDVPVDTLPELPPLPPGLRERLDDALARPAAQQPEWPDPDATRRVRGVLESVPPITVPAEIDRLKDRLAMVARGEAFLLQGGDCAETFESNTEPHIRANLRTLLQMAVVLTYGASLPVVKVGRIAGQYAKPRSAATDALGLPVYRGDIINSLVAKPELRVPDPGRMIRAYANAGAAMNLVRALTGAGMADLHQVHDWNKDFVSASPAAQRFEALANEIDRGLRFMSACGVTDTSLQSTEIFASHEALLLDYERSMLRLDNADAADPKLYNLSSHFLWVGERTRQLDGAHIAFAELLANPIGLKIGPTTTPDQAVEYVERLDPRNEPGRLTLIARMGNGKVREVLPAIVEKVEASGHKVIWQCDPMHGNTHESSTGYKTRHFDRIVDEVQGFFEVHNKLGTYPGGIHVELTGEDVTECLGGAQEISDVDLSGRYETACDPRLNTQQSLELAFLVAEMLRG; encoded by the coding sequence GTGAACTGGACTGTGGACGTCCCCGTCGACACACTGCCCGAACTGCCGCCGCTGCCGCCCGGTCTGCGGGAGCGGCTGGACGACGCGCTGGCCCGGCCGGCCGCGCAGCAGCCGGAGTGGCCCGACCCGGACGCGACCCGCCGGGTCCGCGGCGTGCTCGAGAGCGTGCCGCCGATCACGGTCCCGGCCGAGATCGACCGGCTCAAGGACCGGCTGGCCATGGTCGCCCGCGGCGAGGCGTTCCTCCTGCAGGGTGGCGACTGCGCCGAGACGTTCGAGTCCAACACCGAGCCGCACATCCGGGCCAACCTGCGCACGCTGCTGCAGATGGCCGTCGTGCTGACCTACGGCGCGAGCCTGCCGGTGGTCAAGGTCGGGCGCATCGCCGGCCAGTACGCGAAGCCGCGGTCGGCCGCGACGGACGCGCTGGGCCTGCCGGTCTACCGCGGCGACATCATCAACTCGCTCGTCGCCAAGCCCGAGCTGCGCGTGCCGGACCCCGGCCGGATGATCCGCGCCTACGCGAACGCGGGCGCCGCGATGAACCTGGTCCGCGCCCTCACCGGCGCCGGCATGGCCGACCTGCACCAGGTGCACGACTGGAACAAGGACTTCGTGTCGGCCTCGCCGGCGGCCCAGCGCTTCGAGGCGCTGGCCAACGAAATCGACCGCGGCCTGCGGTTCATGTCGGCGTGCGGGGTCACCGACACGTCGTTGCAGTCGACGGAGATCTTCGCCAGCCACGAAGCGCTGCTGCTCGACTACGAGCGCTCGATGCTGCGCCTGGACAACGCCGACGCGGCCGACCCGAAGCTCTACAACCTGTCCTCGCACTTCCTCTGGGTCGGCGAGCGGACCCGCCAGCTGGACGGCGCGCACATCGCGTTCGCCGAGCTGCTGGCCAACCCGATCGGGTTGAAGATCGGCCCGACGACCACGCCCGACCAGGCCGTGGAGTACGTCGAGCGGCTCGACCCGCGCAACGAGCCCGGCCGGCTGACGCTCATCGCGCGGATGGGCAACGGCAAGGTCCGCGAGGTGCTGCCGGCGATCGTCGAGAAGGTCGAGGCGTCCGGGCACAAGGTCATCTGGCAGTGCGACCCGATGCACGGCAACACGCACGAGTCGTCCACCGGCTACAAGACCCGACACTTCGACCGGATCGTCGACGAGGTCCAGGGCTTCTTCGAGGTGCACAACAAGCTGGGCACCTACCCGGGCGGCATCCACGTCGAGCTGACCGGCGAGGACGTCACCGAGTGCCTCGGCGGCGCCCAGGAGATCTCCGACGTCGACCTGTCGGGCCGCTACGAGACGGCCTGCGACCCGCGGCTGAACACGCAGCAGTCGCTGGAGCTGGCCTTCCTGGTCGCGGAGATGCTCCGCGGCTGA
- a CDS encoding alpha/beta hydrolase, which yields MRKILLSLAFLPVLAAPPAEAAPSPKWTVPCPDYGLSPSPTAGLECATLRVPLDYAHPERTIELTLSRRAGVPGKRRGVLLMNPGGPGSPGLAMPAQLARRMGGSGLPDAYDVIGFDPRGTGYSTPVTCDLTPEPRGAVLGPYAEGPRDVAATAAKARAVARQCATASTKDLLPHMTTANTARDLDRIREALGEEKISYYGVSYGSYLGAAYASMFPGRGYRIVLDSVLGPGGLDYRAQLRFAEGFDDRFPDFAAWAARRDDGYHLGRTEAAVTAKFFALAAARGPGFRAGTWNALYDDALFPVLAADWAGTARAAGGPLDGDNHAALQLQVLCNDSDWPGRIGTYQLVVERERRRHPMFGPAAANVNPCAFWPAGRAEPAVRVGGPGPANVLLVQNLRDPATPLSGARETRAAFGSRARLVTVDAGGHGVFTRENACGNRLVLGYLRDGVFPAADGPCR from the coding sequence ATGCGGAAAATCCTGCTGTCGCTCGCCTTCCTTCCCGTGCTCGCCGCTCCGCCGGCCGAAGCCGCGCCGAGTCCGAAGTGGACTGTCCCCTGCCCGGACTACGGCCTGAGCCCGTCGCCGACCGCGGGGCTCGAATGCGCGACCCTGCGCGTCCCGCTCGACTACGCGCACCCGGAGCGCACCATCGAGCTGACCCTCTCGCGCCGCGCCGGTGTCCCGGGCAAGCGGCGCGGGGTGCTGCTGATGAACCCCGGCGGGCCCGGCAGTCCCGGGCTCGCCATGCCCGCCCAGCTGGCGCGGCGGATGGGCGGGTCCGGCCTGCCCGACGCCTACGACGTCATCGGTTTCGACCCTCGGGGCACCGGCTACAGCACGCCGGTCACCTGCGATCTGACGCCGGAGCCGCGCGGCGCGGTGCTCGGGCCCTACGCCGAAGGACCCCGGGACGTCGCCGCCACCGCCGCGAAGGCGCGGGCCGTCGCGCGGCAATGCGCGACCGCGTCCACAAAGGACCTGCTGCCGCACATGACGACCGCGAACACCGCGCGCGACCTCGACCGGATCCGCGAGGCGCTCGGGGAGGAGAAGATCTCCTACTACGGCGTCTCGTACGGCAGCTACCTCGGCGCCGCCTACGCCTCGATGTTCCCCGGGCGCGGGTACCGGATCGTGCTGGACAGCGTGCTCGGACCGGGCGGCCTCGACTACCGTGCCCAGCTGCGGTTCGCGGAGGGGTTCGACGACCGCTTCCCGGACTTCGCGGCGTGGGCCGCGCGGCGCGACGACGGCTACCACCTGGGCCGGACCGAGGCGGCCGTGACGGCGAAGTTCTTCGCACTCGCCGCCGCTCGCGGGCCGGGGTTCCGGGCCGGCACGTGGAACGCGCTCTACGACGACGCGCTGTTCCCCGTCCTCGCCGCGGACTGGGCGGGCACCGCGCGGGCCGCGGGCGGTCCCCTCGACGGGGACAACCACGCCGCCCTCCAGCTGCAGGTGCTGTGCAACGACTCCGACTGGCCCGGGCGGATCGGCACCTACCAGCTCGTGGTCGAGCGCGAACGGCGCCGCCACCCGATGTTCGGCCCGGCCGCGGCGAACGTGAACCCGTGCGCGTTCTGGCCCGCCGGACGCGCGGAACCGGCGGTGCGCGTGGGCGGCCCCGGCCCGGCGAACGTCCTGCTGGTGCAGAACCTGCGCGACCCGGCGACCCCGCTGTCCGGCGCGCGCGAAACGCGAGCGGCGTTCGGGTCCCGGGCGCGGCTGGTGACCGTCGACGCCGGCGGGCACGGCGTCTTCACGCGGGAGAACGCGTGCGGCAACCGACTGGTGCTGGGCTACCTGCGCGACGGGGTCTTCCCGGCGGCGGACGGACCGTGCCGGTGA
- a CDS encoding serine protease has translation MKRTTFRAAVLTAVLSLVFGLVSTPAQAAAKPFWTPDAMRAAVPMDNLVKVPASTPKDVAKGQSAIIRSIPNAGGAWTGGGKITQTAGRVFFLFNGQKASCSGDAVTSANGSVVVTAGHCVKYQGTWHTEWVFVPGYTNGNAPYGQWAAKTTLTTPQWEAGEDMNYDVGMAVVNPLDGQRLTDVVGAQGIAFNQPKNQSMYTFGYPAAAPYDGTKLIYCSGSTFTDFLLTKDHGMNCTMTGGSSGGPWFLSFDESTGTGVQASVNSFGYTFLPGYMFGPYFGADAQNLYNRAQAA, from the coding sequence TTGAAGCGCACGACATTCCGGGCCGCGGTCCTCACCGCCGTCCTTTCGCTTGTGTTCGGCCTCGTCAGCACGCCCGCTCAGGCAGCGGCGAAACCCTTCTGGACGCCCGATGCCATGCGGGCGGCCGTTCCGATGGACAACCTCGTCAAGGTCCCCGCCTCCACGCCGAAAGACGTGGCCAAGGGGCAGAGCGCGATCATCCGGAGCATCCCCAACGCCGGAGGAGCCTGGACCGGCGGTGGCAAGATCACCCAGACCGCCGGGCGGGTGTTCTTCCTCTTCAACGGGCAGAAAGCGTCCTGCTCCGGGGACGCCGTCACCAGCGCCAACGGCAGTGTCGTCGTCACCGCCGGGCACTGCGTCAAGTACCAGGGCACCTGGCACACCGAATGGGTCTTCGTGCCCGGGTACACCAACGGCAACGCGCCCTACGGCCAGTGGGCCGCGAAGACCACGCTCACCACGCCGCAGTGGGAAGCCGGTGAGGACATGAACTACGACGTCGGCATGGCCGTCGTCAACCCGCTCGACGGGCAGCGGCTCACCGATGTCGTCGGCGCGCAGGGCATCGCCTTCAACCAGCCGAAGAACCAGAGCATGTACACCTTCGGCTACCCGGCCGCCGCGCCGTACGACGGGACGAAGCTCATCTACTGCAGCGGGAGCACCTTCACCGACTTCCTGCTGACCAAGGACCACGGCATGAACTGCACCATGACCGGCGGCTCCAGCGGCGGGCCGTGGTTCCTTTCGTTCGACGAGAGCACCGGGACCGGCGTGCAGGCTTCGGTCAACAGCTTCGGCTACACCTTCCTGCCCGGCTACATGTTCGGGCCGTACTTCGGCGCCGACGCGCAGAACCTGTACAACCGCGCGCAAGCCGCGTGA